The segment TAATGCTAAATAGAAGCATCAAATTTTTAATAGAAAATAAACTCGTTGCAGTTTTAATGCTTATTCTTTTTGTAGGATGGGGAACTATCAACGCACCTTTTAATTGGGATACTGGTTTTTTACCAAGCAATCCTGTATCCGTAGATGCGATTCCTGATATAGGAGAAAATCAACAAATTATTTTCACCAAATGGGAGGGTCGTTCTCCACAAGATATTGAAGACCAAATTACATACCCTTTAACCACTTCACTATTAGGAATTCCCGGTGTTAAAACGATTCGTAGTTCATCTATGTTTGGTTTTTCAAGTATCTATCTCATTTTTGAAGAAGACATTGAGTTTTATTGGAGCAGAAGTCGAATATTAGAAAAACTAAACTCATTACCAAACGGCTTACTACCAGAAGAAGTGAATCCTGCTTTAGGTCCAGATGCCACAGGATTAGGCCAAATATTCTGGTACACGTTGGAAGGTCGTGATGAAAACGGAAATGTAACGGGCGGTTGGGATTTACAAGAACTAAGAAGTATACAAGATTACTATGTAAAATATGCTTTGTCATCTGCAAGCGGTGTATCTGAAGTAGCTTCTATTGGCGGGTATGTTAAAGAATATCAAGTAGATGTGAACCCAGAGTTAATGCGTCAATACAACATCAGTTTACAGCAAGTTGTAAAAGCTGTTAAAGAAAGTAATAAAGATATTGGCGCACAAACCTTAGAAATTAACCAAGCTGAATACTTAGTGCGTGGTTTAGGGTATGTAAAATCTATTGAAGATATAGAAAATGCAGTCGTTACTTCTGAAGAGTACACGTCCATTAGAATTAAAGATATTGGTAAAGTATCCTTAGGTCCTGCAGCACGTCGTGGAATTTTAGATAAAGAAGGTGCTGAAGTTGTTGGCGCTGTTGTGGTGGCTCGTTATGGAGCAAACCCAATGGAAGTTATCAATAATGTAAAAGGCAAGATTAGCCAATTAAGTGCAGGTTTACCTACTAAGGTATTAAAGGATGGCAGCACATCACAAGTTACCATTGTTCCTTTTTATGATAGATCAGAATTAATTCAAGAAACACTAGGCACGCTCAACGAAGCTTTAACCTTAGAGATTTTGATTACCCTTTTGGTCATTATTGTTATGGTATTTAATTTAAGAGCTTCCATTTTAATATCAGGCTTATTACCAGTAGCTATTTTAATGGTATTTGTAGCGATGAAATTATTTGGTGTAGATGCTAATATTGTAGCGCTATCAGGAATTGCAATTGCTATTGGAACCATGGTTGATGTTGGTGTTATTCTATCGGAAAACATCATAAGACATATAGATGAAGATACCGAAAGCTTACCAATAAATACAGTTGTTTATAATGCAACAACAGAAGTTTCTGGAGCAATTGTTACAGCAGTAGCAACAACCATTATCAGTTTTCTGCCAGTATTTACAATGATTGGTGCTGAAGGAAAACTATTTAGACCCTTAGCTTTTACGAAGACTTTTGCGCTAATTGCGGCACTGATAATCGCATTATTTTTAATACCACCATTTGCTGCAGCGATCTTTAAAAAAGTAACTATTAGAAAAACAACAAGCTATCTTTTAAATAGTATGCTTATAATTCTAGGACTTATTATAATGATTTCTGGGTATTGGATTGGGGTTTTATTAATCGGTTATGGTTGTGTTGCGCTGTGGTTTTTAAAGGTCAAAGTGGATTCCTATAATTTTTCACTTTTCAACGTTCCCTTTTCACTTAATAAGAATCTTATTAACATTATAATTTCAGTATTCGCTATTGTTTTTCTTTTAGCGGAGTATTGGAGACCTTTAGGAGTTGATAAAAGTATCTTCTTTAATCTGTTGTTTGTAGGTGTTATTTGTTTTGGGTTGTTAGGTGTTTTTATGTTGTTCCAAAAATTTTATAAACCTATTTTAAATTGGGCATTGCATAACCGGTTATTGTTTTTAACGATACCTACTACCCTAGTTGTTTTTGGTTTTTATATTCTAAAAAATACAGGAAAAGAATTTATGCCATCCTTAAATGAAGGTTCATTTCTTCTAATGCCTACTTCTATGCCTCATGCTGGTGTAGAAGAAAATAAACGGGTATTACAACAGCTGGATATGGCTGTAGCGAGTATTCCTGAAATTGAAACGGTAGTTGGTAAAGCGGGTAGAACAGAATCGCCTTTAGATCCTGCACCACTATCTATGTATGAAAACATGATTCAGTACAAACCTGAATATATGTTAAATGCACATCGAGAGCGTCAACGTTATAAAGTGAATACTGATGGTTTATTTGAATTGAAAGATGGGCGCTTTATTGCAAATCCAAATTCCTCTAAAAATATTGTACTAACTAAAGTGCATCGTTCTCAATTAATAGAAGACAACGAGGGTAAGTTCTACCGCAATTGGCGACCAAAAATTAATTCTCCAAACGATATTTGGAATGAGATCGTAAGCGTTACTAAATTACCAGGAGTTACTTCTGCACCAAAACTACAACCTATTGAAACACGATTAGTGATGCTGCAAACAGGTATGCGAGCACCAATGGGAATTAAAGTAAAAGGACAAGATTTAAAAGAAATTGAAGCTTTTGGTGTGCAGTTAGAAACTATCTTAAAACAATCTGAAGGCGTTAAAGTTGAAGCTGTTTTTGCAGACCGAATTGTTGGTAAACCGTATTTATTAATAGATATTGATAGAGAAAAAATTGCCAGATATGGTATTTCTATACAAGATGTACAAGATGTACTAAAAGTAGCTGTTGGTGGTATGGTTTTAACCCAAACCGTAGAAGGAAGAGAACGTTATGGAATTCGTGTACGTTACCCACGAGAATTACGTGGTAATCCAGCCGATTTAAAAAGTATTTATGTACCTGTTTCAAAAGGAAATCCTGTTCCACTGAGTGAATTGGCAACTATTCGTTACGAAAAAGGTCCGCAAGTCATTAAAAGTGAAGACACCTTTTTAGTAGGCTATGTACTTTTTGATAAATTGGATGGTTTTGCAGAAGTAAATGTGGTTGAAAGTGCGCAAGCACTTATTCAGCAAAAAATCGACTCAGGACAATTAGTGGTTCCAAAAGGAATTAATTATCAATTTACAGGAACCTACGAAAATCAATTGCGTGCAGAAAAAACCTTATCTGTAGTAGTTCCTTTAGCACTGCTTATTATCTTTTTAATTCTGTATTTCCAATTTCGTTCCGTTTCAACATCATTAATGATATTTACGGGTATTACAGTTGCGTTTGCTGGTGGTTTTATAATGATCTGGTTATATGGTCAAGAATGGTTTATGAATTTTAACCTGTTTGGAGAAAATTTAAGAGTGCTATTTAATATGAAGACCATTAATTTAAGTGTGGCAGTTTGGGTTGGTTTTATAGCCTTATTTGGCATTGCAACAGATGATGGTGTGGTGATGGCCACTTATTTAACACAAACTTTTGAAAAAGAAACACCTTCTGATAAAAAAGGAATCCGTTTGGCAACATTAGAAGCTGCAGGAAAACGTATTAGACCTTGTTTAATGACAACCGTTACAACCGTTTTAGCACTACTTCCAGTATTAACATCTACAGGAAGAGGTAGTGATATCATGATCCCTATGGCGATTCCAATTTTTGGAGGAATGATTATAGATATCACCTCCTATTTTATTGTCCCGGTTTTATTTAGCTGGAGAGAAGAATTTATTTTAAAAAGAATAAAGAAAAAAGAGAATGGAATATAGATTAATAATTAGCACCATGGAAAACTATAAAACAGAAAATATCCTAAAAACAGTTTTTGCTTTTTGTTCTTTATTCTTTGTTCTTTCAGCAGAAAGTCAAGAATTAGATACCTACATACAAGAAGCGTTCATAAATAACCCAGAAATTCAAAAGTTTGAATTGCAATATACTATAGCTTCTGAAAAAGTGAAGGAAGTAAATACGTTACCAAATACCGAAATTGGCGTAGGTTATTTTGTGAGTGCACCAGAAACACGAACAGGAGCGCAACGCTTTAAAGTATCTGCTAAACAAATGTTACCTTGGTTTGGAAACATTACGGCTAGAGAAAATTACGTTTCTTCCTTAGCAGATGCTAAATA is part of the Polaribacter sp. SA4-10 genome and harbors:
- a CDS encoding efflux RND transporter permease subunit, whose product is MLNRSIKFLIENKLVAVLMLILFVGWGTINAPFNWDTGFLPSNPVSVDAIPDIGENQQIIFTKWEGRSPQDIEDQITYPLTTSLLGIPGVKTIRSSSMFGFSSIYLIFEEDIEFYWSRSRILEKLNSLPNGLLPEEVNPALGPDATGLGQIFWYTLEGRDENGNVTGGWDLQELRSIQDYYVKYALSSASGVSEVASIGGYVKEYQVDVNPELMRQYNISLQQVVKAVKESNKDIGAQTLEINQAEYLVRGLGYVKSIEDIENAVVTSEEYTSIRIKDIGKVSLGPAARRGILDKEGAEVVGAVVVARYGANPMEVINNVKGKISQLSAGLPTKVLKDGSTSQVTIVPFYDRSELIQETLGTLNEALTLEILITLLVIIVMVFNLRASILISGLLPVAILMVFVAMKLFGVDANIVALSGIAIAIGTMVDVGVILSENIIRHIDEDTESLPINTVVYNATTEVSGAIVTAVATTIISFLPVFTMIGAEGKLFRPLAFTKTFALIAALIIALFLIPPFAAAIFKKVTIRKTTSYLLNSMLIILGLIIMISGYWIGVLLIGYGCVALWFLKVKVDSYNFSLFNVPFSLNKNLINIIISVFAIVFLLAEYWRPLGVDKSIFFNLLFVGVICFGLLGVFMLFQKFYKPILNWALHNRLLFLTIPTTLVVFGFYILKNTGKEFMPSLNEGSFLLMPTSMPHAGVEENKRVLQQLDMAVASIPEIETVVGKAGRTESPLDPAPLSMYENMIQYKPEYMLNAHRERQRYKVNTDGLFELKDGRFIANPNSSKNIVLTKVHRSQLIEDNEGKFYRNWRPKINSPNDIWNEIVSVTKLPGVTSAPKLQPIETRLVMLQTGMRAPMGIKVKGQDLKEIEAFGVQLETILKQSEGVKVEAVFADRIVGKPYLLIDIDREKIARYGISIQDVQDVLKVAVGGMVLTQTVEGRERYGIRVRYPRELRGNPADLKSIYVPVSKGNPVPLSELATIRYEKGPQVIKSEDTFLVGYVLFDKLDGFAEVNVVESAQALIQQKIDSGQLVVPKGINYQFTGTYENQLRAEKTLSVVVPLALLIIFLILYFQFRSVSTSLMIFTGITVAFAGGFIMIWLYGQEWFMNFNLFGENLRVLFNMKTINLSVAVWVGFIALFGIATDDGVVMATYLTQTFEKETPSDKKGIRLATLEAAGKRIRPCLMTTVTTVLALLPVLTSTGRGSDIMIPMAIPIFGGMIIDITSYFIVPVLFSWREEFILKRIKKKENGI